GGCGACACTGGGCACCGTCTCGATGCGGATTGTCGGCGAGACTCTGAAAACGGTGTGTCTGGGACAGTTGCAGGAAGGTCTCGATCTCTATGACGTCGACCGCACCGAGGACGCATACTTCTCCTGCATCGCGGGCAAGACCGCTGCACTGATGGAGGCCGCCGCGATGCTCGGTGTGGCGGCTGCGGGTGGCGACGCGGCGACCCGGTCGGGAATGGGCTCCTATGGCCGAAACCTCGGAATCGCCTTCCAGATCTGGGACGACGTCCTGGACATCTGGGCACCGGGCGAGACGACCGGCAAGGAGACCGGCCAGGACCTGGCCAACGGTGTCTACACGCTGCCGGTGATCTACGCCTTGCAGGAACGCCGCGCGGAGTTGGCGCCGCTGCTGGGGGCGGGCGAGTTCACGCCGCAGCGGCGCTCGGAGATCCTCGCGGTGCTCGATCGGACCGATGCCGCCGAACGCGCCATGCGGGTGGCCAGGGCGCACGTCGAACAGGCGCTGACCGACGTGACGGCGCTATCCGGTGTCGCACCGGACGCGGCCGGTCGGCTGCTCTCGGTGGCTCGCAACCTCATGCCGGAGATCGATCGACTGATCCACGCGCCTGCCGAGTTCGAGGTGGCCTGACCGGGGAGGAGACCTCGGCTCGTGTCACCGCTCGGCGACCACCCAGGCCCGCGTGTGGGCCTGGGCGCCGAGGTCGACGCAGGTCGTGTGCACGTCGGCCATGCTGTCGTCGACCTCGACGAGCAGGTCCGTCCGAGGCGGCAGCGCCGAGGCCATGGTGCAGAGCAGTTCCCTGACCACACCGGGCGCGCGCGTCGAATGCGGTTGCAGCGAACCACCGCTGAAGATCCAGCCGTCGTCCTGGAACAGCAGTGCCGCCCCGGCGGGGCGTGCCGAGGTGGCCTCCACCAGCACTGCGCCGATGGCCGCCGACAGATGGCTCTCGGACAGCAGCTCCCCCACCTGGGGATGCGGCGGGTCGGTGGGATGCGCCGCGACGTAGAAATCCCGGAATGCCCTGGCGAGGCGGGGATCGTCCAGGGCCACGGCCCGACCGAACCCCTCGGGACGAGGGAATCGATCGGCCCGCAGTCCTCGGATCTCGGAGTCGATGAGCAGCCGCTGCAACCCGAGCGCCCAGGCGAAGCCCGCCGACGGACCCCCCGGTCGGACCTTCGCCCGCAGCGGACGACCGTCGGCGGCGCCGAGTTCGCGCAGCGCAGTGAAGATCGCCGTCCCGATACCGCGTCTGCGCTGGTCCGGGCGGACCTCCACGTAGACCCAGAGCCGGCGGGGATGGAAGCGGGGCGAGAGCAGTGCACCCATCCCGACGACCGTGCCGTCGATCTCCGCGACGATGGTCCGCCGCCAGTGCTCCCCGTCTCGCTGCGGACCGAGCAGCGCTCTGCCCTGTGCCCAGAGGACGTCCTGCTCCCCCGACGCGATGACTCCGGCCAAGGCCGGCGCGTCGTCGACTGTCCAGGGACGAAGTCGCATCGTCGCATTCTGTCACCGCGTGGCACCCGGGCTGCGGTCAGTCCTCGATCATCGGAGATCGCGCGCGGACAGCCGTTGGAAGGAGATCGTCTCGTAGGAGGAGTCGACTCCGGTCTCGTAGTAGACGCCGACGCCGCCCCGGTGCAGCGGCACCAGATCGGAGTAGGCCGCAGGCGCCTCGGACAACACGACACCGTCCGACCAGCTCGCCCCGTCGTCGTGGCTGGAGCGCACGGCGAGGCGTTCGCGTCGGTCGGGATTGCTCGGGGCGGCCAACAGCAGCGGACCGTCCTCGATCTGCAGGACGCTGCCCTGCACGACCGGGGTGAGGAGGTCCGGCACCGGCTGCAGTGGCTCGTCGAAGCCTGCGCCGCCATCGCTGCTGTAGGTGGCGAGGCGGTTTCCCGGCGCAGTCCCGTTCTGATTCCGGGAGTTGACGTAGATTCGACCGTCCGGCAGCTCCGCGATCGTCGTCTCGTTGCCGTTGACGGCGCCGTCCGGGGTGTCCTCCATCGCCCCGATGGTCCAGTTCAGCCCGCCGTCGTCGCTGTAGATCAGGTGGGCGTCGTAGTAACGGTCCTCGATCCCGGTGTCCGGGCTCCCCTCCGGCGGCGCACTGGAGTGATTGGCGGGCACCACCAGACGTCCAGCGTGCTGCCCTCGACTCAGTGCGATGGCGTGCACCGGACCTGTCGCATACCAACGCCATTCCGGCAGTTTGGTGTCCTCGGTGATCTCCCGGGGCTCGGTCCAGGTCCGGCCGTCGTCCTCGCTGTGCTGCACCCACACCCGTCTGGAGTCGGCGGGGTCGACCTCTCCGGCGCGGATCTCGTGCTCGGTGACCGTCCCGCCGTTGTGGGTCGACAGCAGCACGATTCGACCGGTGGCCGGATCCACCACCGGGCTGGGATTGCCGAAGGTGTTGGGGCCGTTGTCGCCGACCACCGTGAGCGCTCCCCAGGTCCTGCCGTCGTTCGTGGACCGCTTGAGCACCAAGTCGATGTCGCCGCTGTCGCCACCGCCGTCCCGGCGCCCCTCGGCGAAGGCGAGCAGGTCGCCGTTGGACGCGCGGATGATCGCCGGGATGCGGAAGGTGTCGTACCCCTCGGTGCCCGAGACGTAGACCTCGGTCGGCGAGTACGGGCGGCCGGGCCGCTCCGAGCCCGGGCGGGCGCTGCCCGGATCCGCCGAGGCCGGGAGACCCGTTGCGCAGAACAGCAATGCGGCGGCGAGCAGTGTCGTGGCGGCTCGTGGAAAGGCTCTCATCACGCTCCTTCGAGGATGAGCGGCCGTGGTCTCCTCTCGAGAGACCTCGGCCGTTCCGGCGCCGAGCCGATTTGGACATCGGACATCGGACGTGGGATGTCTAGACGCTACTGTCGCCTACCTAGACCAGACAAGACCGCTCGGTACACTCCGCCGCGAGCACACCGCCGCAATTTCAGGGAGCAGCCGATGAGCACACGCTCCGCGCGAGTGCTCTCCTGGCCCCTGGTCGTGCTCGCCACTCTCTCCGCCGTCCTGGGCCTCGTCTCGAATTCGGGCATCCGACCCGGGACCACCGGAGCGACCATCGGTCAGTCGTTCTTGACCGCGCGCACGGAATCGGTGGAACGCACCGGGAATCGTGGCGTTCGCCCGTTCGCGGGCACCACCTGGCAGACCGCCCGCACCGTGGTCGGCGCGGTGCTGACGGTCGACGAATCGCCGCAGCGCGAACAGCTGCTAGGCCCGCCGAGCCCGCCGACACTCATCGCTCCGAGCCACCTCGAACATCGACCGATCGCTGCGTCGGTCCGTCGACTGCGACCGGCCTGGTCTGCGCTCGTCGGCAGTCGCGGACCGCCGTAGCCCACGTCGGACTCCACGCCCATGGCGACCGTCGACGCGGCCGCCTCATCGCTTCCCCGGCGCCCACGGCGCGCGGGGAATCCGACTTGGAGAGACTCAACGTGTCAGGCAAAACAGAACGACGTGGGCTGCTCGTCAGAGGACTGCTGTCCCTGATCGTGCTGATCGCCTCCGGAGCGCTGCTGGTCACCACGGAACCCCGGCTGGGGCTCGACCTCGAGGGCGGCACACAGCTGACCCTGGAGGGCATCCCCGGCGAGGACGTCGTCATCAACGACGAGACGATGAACCAGACGCTGGAGGTGATCCGCCGCCGGGTGGACTCCCTCGGTGTGGCCGAGCCGAATCTCGTACGGTCCGGCGACAACCGCGTCGTGGTCGAGCTTCCCGGGGTGGAGGACCCGCAGGAAGCGTTGGAGACCATCGGACGCACCGCCCAACTGACCATCCATCCGGTCACCGCCGCCGCCAGCCCGGAGGAAGCCGAAGAAGCCGCCGATCCCGAGGCGCAGGCCAGTGACGAACTCGTCCTCACCGACGAGAACGGTGCCGCGCTGCGGCTGGCGCCTGCCGTGATGACCGGCGAGGCGATCAACAGTGCCACCGCCCGGCTCGACGGGCAGACCGGCCAGGGCTGGTTCGTCGGCCTCGACTTCGCCGACTCGGCGGGCTGGTCGCAGGTCACCGGCCAGGCGGCCTGCGCCCCGATGGGCGACCCGGCGCGCCGCGTCGCGATCGTGCTGGACAGCACGATCATCTCGGCGCCCGAGGTGCAGGGCGACACCACCTGCAACGTCGGCATCCCCCCGGGCGGGGAGACCCGGATCACCGGCGACTTCAACCAGGCCGACGCCGAGCAACTCGCCCTGCTGATCAGCGACGGCGCGCTGCCGGTGCCGGTCGAGGTCGTCGAACAGCGGACCCTCGGCCCGACACTGGGCGACGATGCCATCAGCGCCAGCATCACGGCCGCCATCATCGGTATCAGCCTGTCCGGTCTGTTCCTGGTCGTCGTGTACCGACTGGCGGGCTTCATCGCCACCCTCGCGCTGGCCGCGTACACCGGTATCGCCTACGCACTGCTGTTGGCGATCGGCGCGACCATCACCCTGCCCGGCCTCGCCGGTTTCGTACTGGCGATCGGTATGGCGATGGACGCCAACGTGCTGATCTACGAACGATCACGTGAGGAATACGCCGACAGCGTCGGCACCAAGTCGGCGAAACGCCGGATGTCCAACGCGGTCGCCGGCGGCTTCAAGGGCGCCATCACGGCGATCGCCGACTCCAACATCACCACCCTGTTGGCGGCAATCCTGTTGTTCGCCCTGGCGACCGGCCCGGTTCGCGGCTTCGGCATCACGCTGACCACCGGTGTGCTCGCCTCGATGTTCAGTGCCCTGGTGCTCAGCCGGGTGCTTCAGCAACTCGTCTTCCGGGGTCCGGTCGCCAAGCACCCGAAGATCAGCGGTATCGCCCACATCGGCAAGGTCCGTCAGTGGTTCGAGCGGCGCTCGCCCGACTTCCTCAAGGCCTGGCGCAAGTGGCTGGTGGCCTTCGGCATCGTGCTCGTGGTGATCGGCTCTGGTCTCGCGATCCGGGGCCTCAACCTCGGTGTGGACTTCACCGGCGGCCGATACATCGCCTACCAGGCGCAGGAGGAGCCCGACCTCGGCGCGGTGCGCAGTGCACTGGAGGACGCGGGATTCGACGACGCGGCCGTCTCCGGCGCCGACGACAACGGTCTGACCGTCCGGACCGGACCGTTGCCGGAGGAGCGGGTCGGCGAGATCCGCGAGGCCGTCGTCTCCGCAGTCGGGGAGGTCGACCAACTCCAGAGTGATCTGATCGGTCCGAGCCTCGGCGAGGAGCTACGAGATCGCGCGATCCTCGCGTTGCTGCTCGGCGCACTCGCCCAGGTGGTCTACCTGTCCTTCCGATTCGACTGGCGACTGGGTATCGCGGTCATCGTCGGTCTGGCCGCGGACGTGATCTTCCTGCTGGGCACCTTCGCCTGGACGGGTCGACTGGTCGACAGCGTGTTCGTGGCCTCGATGCTGACCGTGATCGGTTATTCGGTCAACGATTCGGTGGTCGTCTTCGACCGGGTACGCGAGCTGCGGGCAGCCCGACCGAAGGATCCGTTCTATCGGATCGCAGGTAGCTCGGTGCTCCAGACGATGCCTCGGACCGTCAACACCGGTATCGGTGTGTTCGCGGTGTTGGGTGCGCTGCTGTTCCTGGGCAGCGGGTCGCTGGTCGACTTCGCGTTCGCGGTCATCATCGGCGCCGTGATCGGCAACCTGACGACGATCTTCGTCGCCGCGCCGTTGGCCATCGGCCTCGATTCCCGTTGGCCGGGAGCCGCCAAGCAACGCAAGAAGAAGAAGCGCGACCCGAACAGCAGCGGCGCGGTCGTCTAGCGCCGAAGACCCCGGTACTCCCGTATCGTCGGGAGCACCGGGGTCGACCGCCGTTCCTTCTCGTCGGTTGCTGTTTCCCGAATCTTCACGATCCCCCGCTACGCTGTGCGCCCCGCCGGGCAGAACGCCGGGTACCCCGTGATCACACGCTCGCGGCGACGATGAGGAGACGGGACCCGACGATGGCAGCAACGCCCGGAAGCCGGGGTTCCGGTGTCGCAGGGACCCTGCGACGACGACTGACCACGCGGGACGCGGTCTTCGTCGGTTTGGGCGCGATGCTGGGCGCCGGAGTGTTCACCGCCTTCGCCCCCGCAGCTCGCGCGGCAGGCGGCCTGCTGTTGCCCGCCCTGGGGATCGCCGGCCTGATCGCCCTGTGCAATGCGATCTCCTCGGCCCGACTCGCGGCGCGATATCCCGTCGCGGGTGGCACCTACGTCTACGGCCGAGAACGGTTGGACCCGTTCTGGGGATACCTGGCGGGCTGGTGCTTCGTGATCGGCAAGACGGCCAGTTGCGCTGCGATGGCGTTGACCATCGGGCTGTATCTCTGGCCGGACCACGCACGTCCGGTGGCGACCTCGGCGCTGCTGGCCCTGACCGCGTTGAGCCTGTTCGGGGTGCGTCGCGCCCTGTGGTTCACCCGGATCGCCGTCGTCGTGGTGCTCGCGGTCCTGGTCGTGGCTGCGACTGCCGCGGTCTGGGGCGATCCGCGCCCGATGGACGTCGCCCCCGGCGCTGCGGGCTCCCCCACTGCGGGCGGACTGCTGGAGGCGGCCGGGCTGCTCTTCTTCGCCTTCGCGGGATACGCCCGCATCACCACCCTCGGGGAAGAGGTGGTTGATCCCGCCCGCACCATCGGCCGCGCAGTGCCGATCGCCTTGGGCATCACCTTGACGGTGTACCTCGGCCTGGCTGCCGCACTGCTGACCGGGGCAGGGGCGGACGCGGTGGCGGGCTGGGCCGATCCACTGGCGACGGTGGTCGCGGTGTCCGAGTTGTCCTGGGCGGCCCCGCTGGTGCGGTTCGGCGCGATACTCGCCGCCGGAGCCGCGCTGTCGGCGTTGTTGCTCGGAGTGTCCAGGACCGTGTTGGCGATGGCCCGTGATCGTCGTCTGCCCGGGGCACTGGCGGTGATCCACACTCGGCATGAGGTGCCCATGCGGGCGGAGCTGGTGGTAGGGCTGGTGGCCGCCGCAGCGGTGTGGACCGCGGATCTCCGCGACGTGATCGGCTTCTCCTCCTTCGGCGTGTTGGTCTATTACGCGATCGCCAACGCCTCGGCGTGGACGCTGAGCCGTTCCGAGCGTCGGCCACCGAGGTGGCTCAGTGCCGTGGGACTGGCGGGCTGCGTGCTTCTCGCGGCCTTCCTGCCGACCACATCGGTGATCGGCGGGCTGATCCTGGTCGCCCTCGGCGTTATCGGATGGCTGGTGCTGGCGCGCCGCGACGTTAAGCGGCCCGCCAATCGCTCGTCCGAATAGTACAAGCGATGAATTAAACCTATCGGGTCCACTTAGGTCCGGACGAATGGCCGACGACGACCCCGCAATAGGAATACAGTGCGTGTCTGAACATTCTTTCTTCGCCATCGCACACGGCGTGTGACCACTGCCATAGCACAGTATTTCGCAAGAATAAAGACTGTGTTAACAGCATCGGCATTCACATACTTGAGCCTGCCCCGAACAAAGTGGTCGAGCGCTCCTGGCGGCGGGAGAGCGCGGCCACCGTTGACCCATGTCCAGAAAGGACCCGCATGTCATCGACACGCCGTCGCGTGCTGGGGTTCGTCCTCGGTGCCGCGCTGCTGGTGCCTTTGGCCGGGGTAGCCCCGGCCGCCGCCCAGCAGTCGGATCCGCAGCCACCCGAGGAGAGCACCAGGCTCACCGCGGTCCCCGAAGACCTGACGCCGTTCGCCGAGGCCACCGGCGACTTCGAGAAGATCCAACTCACCGAGGACGTCGGCGAGCCGATGGCGCTGGCCGTCACACCCGACGGCCGGGTGCTGATGACCGACCGACGCGGCATCATCAAGATCTTCAACCCGGACAGCTACAACGTGACGACCGCCGCGGAGATCGAGGTCTACGCGGGCGAGGAGGACGGCCTCCAAGGCATCGCCGTCGACCCGAACTTCGAGGAGAACGGCTGGGTCTACACGTATTACTCGCCGCCGGACCCCGAGCCCCGCAACCGCCTCTCCCGGTTCAAACTCGAAGGCGACGTGATCGATCGCGAGAGCGAACAGATCATCCTCGAGGTCCCCACCCAGCGCGACCTGTGCTGCCACGTCGGTGGTGACATCGACTTCGACTCGGCTGGCAACCTCTTCCTCTCCACCGGAGACAACACCAACTCGTGGGCGTCCGACGGCTACACGCCGATCGACGAGCGCGAGGACCGCTCCGCATTCGACGCGCAGCGGTCGTCCGGCAACACCAACGACCTGCGCGGAAAGCTGCTGCGCATCCACGTCGAGGAAGACGGCAGCTACACCATCCCCGAGGGCAACCTGTTCCCCGAGGGCACCGAGGGCACGCGCCCCGAGGTGTACTACATGGGTCTGCGCAACCCGTTCCGCTTCAGCGTGGACCAGGAGACGGACCGGATCTTCCTCGGTGTCGTCGGCCCCGACGCACGGGATGCCAACCCGGACCGTGGCCCGCACGCCTTCGACGAGGTCTACCTGATGGACGGCCCCGGCAACGGCGGCTGGCCGTTCTGCATGGGCCCGAACGAGCCCTATCGGGACTACGACTTCGCCACCGGCGAGTCCGGCGAGGCCTTCGACTGCTCGGCCCCGGTCAACGACTCGCCGAACAACACCGGTCTGACCGACCTGCCCCCGGCGACCCCGGCGGACATCTACTACACCTACGGCTGCTCCGAGGAGTTCCCGGAGATCCCCTGCGAGGGTGGCAACTCGGCCTTCGGTGGCCCGGTCTACCGCTATGACGAATCGCTCGATTCGCCGACGAAGTTCCCCGAGTCCTACGACGGGGCACACTTCTTCTACGAATAC
This Actinoalloteichus hymeniacidonis DNA region includes the following protein-coding sequences:
- a CDS encoding polyprenyl synthetase family protein, with amino-acid sequence MQESIVDSITVGDDRARGPFEHFTRRPGRLFRPTLTLTSSYVVEPQIATDQAVRAATIVELLHIATLCHDDLCDNAQTRRGQPTINAVFGNTTALISGDYLLACATSLAATLGTVSMRIVGETLKTVCLGQLQEGLDLYDVDRTEDAYFSCIAGKTAALMEAAAMLGVAAAGGDAATRSGMGSYGRNLGIAFQIWDDVLDIWAPGETTGKETGQDLANGVYTLPVIYALQERRAELAPLLGAGEFTPQRRSEILAVLDRTDAAERAMRVARAHVEQALTDVTALSGVAPDAAGRLLSVARNLMPEIDRLIHAPAEFEVA
- a CDS encoding GNAT family N-acetyltransferase → MRLRPWTVDDAPALAGVIASGEQDVLWAQGRALLGPQRDGEHWRRTIVAEIDGTVVGMGALLSPRFHPRRLWVYVEVRPDQRRRGIGTAIFTALRELGAADGRPLRAKVRPGGPSAGFAWALGLQRLLIDSEIRGLRADRFPRPEGFGRAVALDDPRLARAFRDFYVAAHPTDPPHPQVGELLSESHLSAAIGAVLVEATSARPAGAALLFQDDGWIFSGGSLQPHSTRAPGVVRELLCTMASALPPRTDLLVEVDDSMADVHTTCVDLGAQAHTRAWVVAER
- a CDS encoding sialidase family protein, which translates into the protein MRAFPRAATTLLAAALLFCATGLPASADPGSARPGSERPGRPYSPTEVYVSGTEGYDTFRIPAIIRASNGDLLAFAEGRRDGGGDSGDIDLVLKRSTNDGRTWGALTVVGDNGPNTFGNPSPVVDPATGRIVLLSTHNGGTVTEHEIRAGEVDPADSRRVWVQHSEDDGRTWTEPREITEDTKLPEWRWYATGPVHAIALSRGQHAGRLVVPANHSSAPPEGSPDTGIEDRYYDAHLIYSDDGGLNWTIGAMEDTPDGAVNGNETTIAELPDGRIYVNSRNQNGTAPGNRLATYSSDGGAGFDEPLQPVPDLLTPVVQGSVLQIEDGPLLLAAPSNPDRRERLAVRSSHDDGASWSDGVVLSEAPAAYSDLVPLHRGGVGVYYETGVDSSYETISFQRLSARDLR
- the secD gene encoding protein translocase subunit SecD, whose translation is MSGKTERRGLLVRGLLSLIVLIASGALLVTTEPRLGLDLEGGTQLTLEGIPGEDVVINDETMNQTLEVIRRRVDSLGVAEPNLVRSGDNRVVVELPGVEDPQEALETIGRTAQLTIHPVTAAASPEEAEEAADPEAQASDELVLTDENGAALRLAPAVMTGEAINSATARLDGQTGQGWFVGLDFADSAGWSQVTGQAACAPMGDPARRVAIVLDSTIISAPEVQGDTTCNVGIPPGGETRITGDFNQADAEQLALLISDGALPVPVEVVEQRTLGPTLGDDAISASITAAIIGISLSGLFLVVVYRLAGFIATLALAAYTGIAYALLLAIGATITLPGLAGFVLAIGMAMDANVLIYERSREEYADSVGTKSAKRRMSNAVAGGFKGAITAIADSNITTLLAAILLFALATGPVRGFGITLTTGVLASMFSALVLSRVLQQLVFRGPVAKHPKISGIAHIGKVRQWFERRSPDFLKAWRKWLVAFGIVLVVIGSGLAIRGLNLGVDFTGGRYIAYQAQEEPDLGAVRSALEDAGFDDAAVSGADDNGLTVRTGPLPEERVGEIREAVVSAVGEVDQLQSDLIGPSLGEELRDRAILALLLGALAQVVYLSFRFDWRLGIAVIVGLAADVIFLLGTFAWTGRLVDSVFVASMLTVIGYSVNDSVVVFDRVRELRAARPKDPFYRIAGSSVLQTMPRTVNTGIGVFAVLGALLFLGSGSLVDFAFAVIIGAVIGNLTTIFVAAPLAIGLDSRWPGAAKQRKKKKRDPNSSGAVV
- a CDS encoding APC family permease, whose translation is MAATPGSRGSGVAGTLRRRLTTRDAVFVGLGAMLGAGVFTAFAPAARAAGGLLLPALGIAGLIALCNAISSARLAARYPVAGGTYVYGRERLDPFWGYLAGWCFVIGKTASCAAMALTIGLYLWPDHARPVATSALLALTALSLFGVRRALWFTRIAVVVVLAVLVVAATAAVWGDPRPMDVAPGAAGSPTAGGLLEAAGLLFFAFAGYARITTLGEEVVDPARTIGRAVPIALGITLTVYLGLAAALLTGAGADAVAGWADPLATVVAVSELSWAAPLVRFGAILAAGAALSALLLGVSRTVLAMARDRRLPGALAVIHTRHEVPMRAELVVGLVAAAAVWTADLRDVIGFSSFGVLVYYAIANASAWTLSRSERRPPRWLSAVGLAGCVLLAAFLPTTSVIGGLILVALGVIGWLVLARRDVKRPANRSSE